A part of Streptomyces sp. NBC_01497 genomic DNA contains:
- a CDS encoding MarR family winged helix-turn-helix transcriptional regulator gives MGAEEKRVDETAAELTKAMTRLRARLRSESAPDEMPWTWSQLTTLGRVVEEGPTTTSALAQAEHVRRQSMAETLSALRGHGLIMSEQDPDDGRKTLISATREGRALIATIPAAREAWLAGVLQRLLQPGEQQVLLRAAEIMNRIADADG, from the coding sequence ATGGGCGCCGAGGAGAAGCGGGTGGATGAGACCGCGGCTGAACTGACGAAGGCGATGACGCGCCTGCGGGCACGGCTGCGCAGCGAGAGCGCACCTGATGAGATGCCCTGGACGTGGTCGCAGCTGACCACCCTCGGCCGCGTCGTCGAAGAGGGGCCGACGACGACCAGCGCACTCGCGCAGGCCGAACATGTGCGTCGCCAGTCAATGGCGGAGACCCTCTCCGCATTGCGCGGGCACGGCCTGATCATGTCCGAGCAGGACCCGGACGACGGGCGGAAAACGCTGATCAGCGCCACCCGAGAGGGGCGCGCGCTGATAGCCACGATTCCGGCGGCGCGGGAAGCGTGGCTGGCAGGCGTACTGCAACGCCTGCTGCAGCCGGGCGAGCAGCAGGTGCTGCTGCGGGCGGCCGAGATCATGAACAGGATCGCCGACGCCGACGGCTGA
- a CDS encoding tectonin domain-containing protein — protein MADWVKVAGSLTAISAGSRTTVWGVNAANAIYRYTNYDANPWINIPGALSDIGAASDGTVWGVNGGHQIFRYAGDQGASNPWPSISGSLVRIDAGSRTNVWGVDSADAIYRYTNHDANPWIKIPGALSDIGAGADGTVWGVNRGNQVFRYTGDQDGSNPWVNVPGSLKRIAVGSRTNVWGVDPAGSIYRYTNNDASGANPWVKIPGTATDVAAGADGNAWHINSGNEIYRYTGDQPS, from the coding sequence ATGGCGGATTGGGTGAAGGTCGCGGGCAGTCTCACTGCCATCTCGGCGGGGTCCAGGACAACGGTGTGGGGTGTCAATGCGGCGAACGCCATCTATCGGTACACCAACTACGATGCCAACCCCTGGATCAACATTCCGGGGGCGCTGAGTGACATCGGCGCTGCGTCGGACGGCACGGTGTGGGGCGTCAACGGGGGCCACCAGATCTTCCGGTATGCCGGGGACCAGGGTGCTTCGAATCCGTGGCCGAGCATCTCCGGCAGCCTGGTCCGCATCGACGCGGGCTCCAGGACGAATGTGTGGGGGGTGGACTCCGCCGACGCCATCTACCGGTACACGAACCATGACGCCAATCCCTGGATCAAGATCCCCGGGGCCCTGAGTGACATCGGCGCGGGCGCTGACGGCACCGTGTGGGGCGTCAACAGGGGCAACCAGGTCTTCCGGTACACCGGTGACCAGGACGGCTCAAATCCGTGGGTGAACGTCCCCGGCAGCCTCAAACGCATCGCGGTGGGCTCCCGGACGAACGTGTGGGGCGTCGATCCCGCCGGCAGCATCTACCGATACACCAACAACGACGCCAGCGGCGCCAATCCGTGGGTCAAGATCCCCGGGACCGCCACTGACGTCGCCGCGGGTGCCGACGGCAACGCGTGGCACATCAACAGCGGCAACGAGATCTACCGCTACACGGGAGACCAGCCCAGCTGA
- the pip gene encoding prolyl aminopeptidase produces MVDLYPPTRPYDAGFLDTGDGNRVYYEQLGNPQGKPALMVHGGPGSGASRRPTRAWDPEAYRIIRYDQRNCGRSTPHASDPATDMSLNTTRHLIDDMEALREHLGIEKWLLNGASWGPTLVLAYAEQYPERVTEIVIQAVMTSRRSEIEWLYRGARRFRPEAWDRFRAGVPEGERDGELLAAYARLMENPDHAVREKAAANWLAWEDAVITDEPNGVPGMYSDREADARIAFVRICAHFFSNGAWLEEDQLIRDAYKLAGIPGVIVHGRHDMGCPVRTAWELAKAWPGARLHIIEDAGHAGSDAAGHVLRDAIEEFKNR; encoded by the coding sequence ATGGTCGATCTCTATCCGCCGACACGTCCCTACGATGCCGGTTTCCTCGACACCGGGGACGGCAACCGCGTCTACTACGAGCAACTCGGCAACCCCCAGGGCAAACCCGCCCTGATGGTCCACGGCGGCCCGGGGAGTGGCGCCTCGCGACGCCCCACGAGGGCCTGGGATCCCGAGGCGTACCGGATCATCCGCTACGACCAGCGCAACTGTGGCCGCAGCACCCCGCACGCCAGCGACCCTGCCACCGACATGAGCCTCAACACCACGCGGCACCTGATCGACGACATGGAGGCGCTGCGCGAACACCTCGGCATCGAGAAGTGGCTGCTCAACGGCGCCTCCTGGGGCCCGACGCTCGTCCTCGCCTACGCGGAGCAGTACCCCGAACGGGTCACCGAGATCGTCATCCAGGCGGTGATGACGAGTCGCCGCTCGGAGATCGAGTGGCTCTACCGGGGCGCCAGGCGGTTCCGCCCCGAGGCGTGGGACCGGTTCCGCGCGGGCGTTCCCGAGGGCGAGCGGGACGGCGAACTGCTCGCGGCCTACGCGCGGCTGATGGAGAACCCCGACCATGCGGTTCGCGAGAAGGCCGCCGCGAACTGGCTCGCCTGGGAGGATGCCGTCATCACCGACGAGCCCAACGGCGTCCCCGGCATGTACAGCGACCGGGAGGCGGACGCGCGGATCGCATTCGTCCGGATCTGCGCGCACTTCTTCAGTAACGGCGCCTGGCTGGAGGAAGATCAACTGATCCGTGACGCATACAAGTTGGCCGGGATTCCAGGGGTGATCGTGCACGGCAGGCACGACATGGGCTGCCCGGTCCGGACGGCATGGGAACTGGCGAAGGCGTGGCCCGGCGCACGGCTCCACATCATCGAGGACGCGGGGCATGCCGGAAGCGACGCCGCGGGCCACGTACTCCGGGACGCCATCGAGGAGTTCAAGAACCGCTGA
- a CDS encoding oxygenase MpaB family protein, whose protein sequence is MISEAAAHEVYRQLALLDFPEEVRMGLNLGFYRTFAVPGIATVLTTTGKMIERPKERAKATGALMYSLIENGLDTPEGTSAVARLTALHAHLPVDEAEFVYVLGAFCTAPLEYIDRYGWRPVTPAEREAAYVFYAGLGRRMGIAGVPGSYAALEAWMSDFEVRTFETTTEGRALLEATSGLLASRLPRVLAPLARRAADTLFDERLLTAFGRRPAPGVARWAMRRGLASRSRILHARRRLNGPGGRQGA, encoded by the coding sequence ATGATCAGTGAGGCAGCGGCACACGAGGTCTACCGTCAGCTGGCGTTGCTCGACTTCCCCGAGGAAGTGCGCATGGGGCTGAACCTGGGCTTCTACCGTACGTTCGCCGTGCCCGGCATCGCCACGGTACTGACGACGACGGGCAAGATGATCGAGCGGCCGAAGGAACGTGCGAAGGCGACCGGTGCCTTGATGTACAGCCTCATCGAGAACGGCCTCGACACGCCCGAGGGCACTTCCGCTGTGGCGCGCCTGACGGCCCTGCACGCTCATCTCCCGGTCGACGAGGCTGAGTTCGTGTACGTCCTGGGGGCGTTCTGTACCGCACCGCTGGAGTACATCGACCGGTACGGGTGGCGGCCGGTCACACCTGCGGAACGGGAAGCCGCCTACGTGTTCTACGCGGGGCTGGGCCGCCGCATGGGAATAGCCGGTGTGCCGGGATCGTATGCGGCACTGGAAGCTTGGATGTCCGACTTCGAGGTACGCACATTTGAGACGACAACCGAAGGCCGGGCGCTGCTTGAGGCCACCAGCGGCCTCCTGGCCTCGCGACTGCCACGCGTCCTCGCGCCGCTGGCACGCAGGGCCGCGGACACTTTGTTCGATGAGCGACTGCTGACGGCATTCGGGCGCAGGCCGGCACCCGGAGTGGCCCGATGGGCGATGCGGAGAGGACTCGCGTCGCGATCCCGGATCCTCCACGCGCGCCGACGCCTGAATGGCCCGGGCGGGCGGCAAGGAGCGTGA
- a CDS encoding TOPRIM nucleotidyl transferase/hydrolase domain-containing protein, with protein MADVREFRDALTAWAKGGPDGPARDLAESLGARTAVLLEGLSDLAAVEALAAGRGRDLAAEGVVAVPMGGAMSVGRYARLLGRPGLGLRVTGLCDEREQGFYERGLTRVQAPPEDVHVCAADLEDELIRALGTAGVEEILHAEGDFRAWRTFQRQPAQRGRELGQLLRRFLGTKKGRKIRYGRLLVEALPPDRTPPPLDGLLAGL; from the coding sequence GTGGCGGACGTGAGGGAGTTCCGGGATGCGCTCACGGCTTGGGCGAAGGGCGGTCCTGACGGGCCGGCGCGCGACCTGGCGGAGAGCCTGGGGGCGCGCACCGCGGTGCTTCTGGAAGGGCTGAGTGATCTCGCCGCCGTCGAGGCGTTGGCCGCCGGGCGGGGTCGGGACCTGGCCGCCGAGGGAGTGGTTGCCGTGCCGATGGGCGGGGCGATGAGCGTGGGCCGTTACGCCCGCCTCCTCGGGCGGCCCGGCCTCGGCCTGCGTGTGACGGGACTGTGCGACGAGCGCGAACAGGGCTTCTACGAGCGTGGTCTGACACGGGTCCAGGCGCCGCCCGAGGACGTCCACGTATGCGCGGCGGATCTGGAGGACGAACTCATCCGCGCGCTCGGCACGGCAGGAGTCGAGGAGATCCTGCACGCCGAGGGCGACTTCCGCGCCTGGCGGACCTTCCAGCGCCAGCCCGCACAGCGCGGCCGGGAGCTGGGCCAGCTGCTGCGGCGCTTCCTCGGCACGAAGAAGGGCCGCAAGATCCGCTACGGCCGTCTCCTGGTCGAGGCCCTCCCGCCGGACCGGACGCCGCCCCCGCTCGACGGCCTCCTCGCCGGGCTGTGA
- a CDS encoding YcaO-like family protein, with product MPSSASSARSDVPHYGERGVPLAQAWQHGLVAVAELGFSARLDPLTTDEPGAWRCVLEQDGVPVTRGTGFGKGRRQAARVGAIFEALEHHLSAGMPPQTSVVLRGAHEAAAGELARDAACALLAEGPDVPIACLPYTPLPGHAGDEMLVPVFLSTPDYLHQEAAARAAAGDSYDYTALRRYSVTNGWAAGATPAEAMVHAINEVIERDAISILLIGQFLSPAPATLPVIDTGTLPAALAALHEEAERRLDRRVWLLEMTTDVGVPAYWAHSPATEPAVPSLLRGFGASLSACFAAEQALNELIQTHSGLRAASGEKGRRYVCTEAYPALHRCYLADFRIPRTARIPFSETPAPATPAEYLEALCETLHRAGFTPRVWQRHVSDHLSVLNVIIPGMERFMLVTSGQLVLPGPRGRTALTGLSPSSQTAGGGNGRVSDT from the coding sequence ATGCCGAGTTCAGCATCCAGCGCCCGTAGCGACGTCCCGCACTACGGTGAGCGGGGCGTTCCCCTTGCCCAGGCGTGGCAGCACGGTCTGGTCGCCGTGGCCGAACTCGGTTTCAGCGCCCGCCTCGATCCGCTGACGACGGACGAACCCGGCGCATGGCGCTGCGTCCTCGAACAGGACGGCGTGCCGGTGACGCGGGGAACGGGTTTCGGCAAGGGCCGACGGCAGGCCGCCCGGGTCGGGGCGATCTTCGAAGCGCTGGAACACCACCTCAGTGCCGGAATGCCGCCACAGACCAGCGTCGTGCTACGCGGTGCCCACGAGGCGGCTGCCGGCGAACTGGCGCGGGACGCGGCCTGTGCCCTGCTGGCCGAGGGCCCTGACGTCCCGATCGCCTGCCTGCCCTACACGCCCCTGCCCGGCCACGCCGGTGACGAGATGCTCGTGCCGGTGTTCCTGTCCACGCCGGACTACCTCCATCAGGAAGCGGCGGCGCGTGCCGCCGCCGGGGACAGCTACGACTACACGGCCCTGCGTAGGTACTCCGTCACCAATGGCTGGGCCGCAGGGGCCACTCCGGCCGAGGCGATGGTCCACGCCATCAACGAAGTCATCGAACGCGACGCCATCTCGATACTGTTGATCGGACAGTTCCTTTCCCCGGCCCCGGCCACCCTGCCCGTCATCGACACCGGCACTCTGCCCGCAGCACTGGCAGCTCTGCACGAGGAGGCCGAACGTCGCCTCGATCGGCGGGTGTGGCTGCTGGAGATGACCACCGATGTGGGTGTGCCCGCCTACTGGGCCCACAGCCCGGCGACCGAGCCCGCGGTGCCGAGCCTCCTGCGGGGCTTCGGCGCTTCTCTGTCCGCCTGCTTCGCGGCAGAGCAGGCATTGAACGAACTGATCCAGACACACAGCGGCCTGAGAGCCGCATCCGGCGAGAAGGGCCGCAGGTATGTCTGCACTGAGGCTTATCCCGCGCTGCACCGCTGCTACCTGGCCGACTTCCGCATCCCCCGGACCGCCCGCATCCCCTTCAGCGAAACGCCCGCCCCGGCCACCCCGGCCGAGTACCTGGAGGCGCTCTGCGAGACCCTGCACCGTGCGGGCTTCACCCCGCGCGTGTGGCAGCGTCATGTGAGCGACCACCTGTCCGTCCTGAACGTGATCATCCCCGGCATGGAACGCTTCATGCTGGTCACGAGCGGCCAACTCGTCCTACCGGGACCGCGCGGACGCACCGCCCTGACCGGGTTGTCTCCCTCGTCACAGACGGCAGGCGGGGGCAACGGACGAGTGTCGGACACGTAG
- a CDS encoding VOC family protein: protein MEQILSRQEASDAVRDDGWRFLLGSLRTSVRVGSLTQAMGLAADAVAVCGDDADQHLRVDVRSDRVVFTLQSLDRAAVTARDAELARQISATAGRFGLLAEPEIGTGAARSVQLLEIAVDALNIAGIRPFWKAVLGYTDEAGAEGPEDPLIDPVGQGPAIWFQQMDRARPQRNRIHFDICVPHDEAHRRIETALAAGGRLVSATRAPAFWVLADLEGNEACLTTWQGRDS from the coding sequence GAGCAGATATTGAGTCGGCAGGAAGCATCGGATGCGGTCCGGGACGACGGGTGGCGCTTCTTGCTGGGCAGTTTGCGAACGTCGGTCCGGGTCGGATCGTTGACTCAGGCGATGGGCTTGGCGGCGGACGCGGTCGCGGTGTGCGGCGACGACGCCGACCAGCACCTTCGGGTCGATGTCCGCTCGGATCGGGTCGTCTTCACTCTGCAGTCGTTGGACCGCGCAGCGGTTACTGCCCGAGATGCTGAACTCGCGCGTCAGATATCCGCCACCGCCGGCAGGTTCGGGCTTCTGGCGGAGCCCGAGATCGGAACCGGGGCAGCGCGGTCCGTCCAGCTTCTGGAGATCGCGGTTGATGCACTGAACATCGCCGGGATTCGGCCGTTCTGGAAGGCGGTGCTGGGCTATACCGATGAGGCGGGTGCCGAGGGACCGGAGGATCCGCTCATCGACCCGGTCGGGCAGGGCCCGGCCATCTGGTTCCAGCAGATGGACCGGGCGCGCCCACAGCGCAATCGCATTCACTTCGACATATGTGTTCCGCATGACGAGGCACACCGGCGGATCGAGACCGCACTGGCGGCTGGAGGCCGACTTGTGTCCGCGACCCGCGCCCCCGCTTTCTGGGTACTTGCCGACCTGGAGGGGAACGAAGCCTGTTTGACCACATGGCAGGGTCGGGACAGCTGA